In Bacillus sp. S3, the sequence CAAAAATCCAGAAACCAGATAATAACACCAAATAATTGAGGCTCCTTATTGCAATAGCAATATCAATTTTTTTATTTCTATGGTGTAAAATGATGGCAATCACATCGACCCCTACAGTAGTTGCATTCGCAGATATACATAAGTAATACCCTAGAGCTATTAAGGCAGATGCCAGAATGATGGAGGGTGTTAAGGGTAAATCTATATTAAGATGCAATGAGAAAAAAAAATTAAAGAAGAACAGGTAACAAAAACTGCTTAAAATAGATTTAAAAAAATATTCTCTCCCAAGGAAAATTAAACATAGCAACAATAAAAGTAATGTTATTACATTTGCAAGATTAGCAATCCCTGCCTCTGAAATAGCGTTTACTATTAATGCTAAACTAGTAACACCGCCATTTATGATTTCATGAGGGACAACTAAACAAGCGTAAGAAATGCCAATTAAACTATTTCCAAATATTATTTTCATTACATTTTTCATCGTTTCCGGTTCCTCCTGCTAGAATAAAAAAGTAAAAAGCTTTTATTTTCCCTGAAATAAAAGCCTTTTACTTTTTTATAAATCTCCATTTACAAATTGGTTATCGTAACGTTAATTAGATCTCATGTTTATCGGTATTTAGAATTCGAGTATTTACCGCTATTTCACTTTTAAAACTTTCCTTT encodes:
- a CDS encoding YitT family protein, whose protein sequence is MKNVMKIIFGNSLIGISYACLVVPHEIINGGVTSLALIVNAISEAGIANLANVITLLLLLLCLIFLGREYFFKSILSSFCYLFFFNFFFSLHLNIDLPLTPSIILASALIALGYYLCISANATTVGVDVIAIILHHRNKKIDIAIAIRSLNYLVLLSGFWIFGWTSIMKGVLFTFIYSYLLKKLLNRKEAFAVDNGRGVTN